One part of the Microlunatus elymi genome encodes these proteins:
- a CDS encoding response regulator, whose translation MSEIRVLLVDDHPVVRGGLRAALIADPQITVIGEASTGEDGVRLARDLQPDLVLMDLQLGPGIDGTEATTQILRLPDPPKVLVLTTYDRDADILPAITAGATGYLLKDAEPDTLRRAVHDSAAGKTVLAPTVADRLLNRARQPTSATLTPRETEIVRMVAVGLSNQAIAQRLHITEATVKSHLVPVFTKLNVDNRTAAIVEARRRGIIT comes from the coding sequence ATGAGTGAAATCCGAGTGCTACTCGTGGACGATCACCCGGTCGTCCGCGGCGGCCTGAGGGCCGCGCTGATCGCCGACCCACAGATCACCGTGATCGGCGAAGCCAGCACGGGTGAAGACGGTGTCCGGCTCGCCCGCGACCTGCAACCCGACCTGGTGTTGATGGACCTGCAACTCGGGCCCGGCATCGACGGAACCGAAGCCACCACACAAATCCTCCGGCTGCCCGACCCGCCCAAAGTGCTGGTCTTGACCACGTACGACCGGGACGCTGACATCCTGCCCGCGATCACCGCCGGGGCTACCGGCTACCTCCTCAAAGACGCCGAACCCGACACCCTGCGCCGCGCCGTCCACGACAGCGCCGCCGGGAAAACCGTCCTCGCCCCAACCGTCGCCGACCGACTCCTCAACCGGGCCAGGCAACCCACCTCGGCCACGCTCACACCGCGGGAAACCGAGATCGTCCGGATGGTCGCCGTCGGACTGTCCAACCAGGCAATCGCACAACGGCTGCACATCACCGAAGCCACCGTGAAATCCCACCTCGTCCCGGTCTTCACCAAGCTCAACGTCGACAACCGAACCGCCGCCATCGTCGAAGCCCGACGCCGCGGCATCATCACCTAA
- a CDS encoding MFS transporter, whose product MSQPHSTPTPAPAPTDETASPQGRRRWIALAILATGLSLIIIDGTIVNVAIPVIITDLNLDLVDAQWINGSYAVVFAALLLTTGRLGDRLGRRRLFLVGLVLFAAGSVLASLSGSGGSLITARLIQGIGASAVLPATLSTVNATFRGKDRIVAFAVWGSVISGMAAIGPLAGGAITTYLTWPWIFWINLPIAAAVAVAAIIYVPETQAKITAPGLDVDGFLLSAVGFAAVVFALIEGQTYGWWQPKTDLNLGGLTWPQSAPVSVIPVIAVFGVGLLVLFVFWERHRMRNGRSGLLDLRLFSIPTFSWGNLTALLVAIGEFGLLFVLPLFMVNALDFSTMTTGLVLAAMAAGAFIAGATARHLAEPIGAAGVVVVGLGLECVGVVATALFGTAHNSPWLLAGLLVIYGLGLGLASAQLTSTVLADVPAQQSGQGSATQSTVRQVGAALGTAILGTILALSVASATTSQLEHVSGTNPHTVQQLSTATSESGGANIGKLRHSNSLGSNTAATVDALSHGFAHGTRTTLLAGAGFLLLGLIGATQLRKQVRTDNQSKENPA is encoded by the coding sequence ATGAGCCAGCCACACAGCACACCAACACCGGCCCCGGCCCCGACCGACGAAACCGCCAGCCCGCAGGGCCGCCGCCGCTGGATCGCCCTCGCCATCCTGGCGACCGGGCTGTCGTTGATCATCATCGACGGCACGATCGTCAACGTCGCGATCCCGGTGATCATCACCGACCTGAACCTGGACCTGGTCGACGCGCAATGGATCAATGGCAGCTACGCCGTCGTCTTCGCCGCCCTGCTGCTCACCACCGGACGCCTCGGCGACCGACTCGGCCGCCGACGCTTGTTCCTCGTCGGCCTCGTCCTGTTCGCCGCCGGCAGCGTGCTCGCCTCCCTGTCCGGCAGCGGCGGCAGCCTGATCACCGCCCGGCTGATCCAAGGCATCGGCGCCTCCGCCGTACTGCCAGCCACCCTGTCCACCGTCAACGCAACCTTCCGCGGCAAAGACCGGATCGTCGCCTTCGCCGTCTGGGGATCGGTCATCTCCGGAATGGCCGCCATCGGACCCCTGGCCGGCGGTGCAATCACCACCTACCTGACCTGGCCGTGGATCTTCTGGATCAACCTGCCCATCGCCGCCGCCGTCGCGGTCGCCGCGATCATCTACGTCCCTGAAACCCAGGCCAAGATCACCGCGCCCGGACTCGACGTCGACGGATTCCTGCTCAGCGCCGTCGGCTTCGCCGCCGTCGTCTTCGCCCTCATCGAGGGCCAAACCTACGGCTGGTGGCAACCCAAAACAGACCTCAACCTCGGAGGCTTGACCTGGCCGCAATCCGCGCCGGTCTCGGTCATCCCGGTCATCGCCGTCTTCGGTGTCGGGTTGCTGGTGTTGTTCGTGTTCTGGGAACGGCACCGGATGCGCAACGGCCGCTCCGGCCTGCTCGACCTACGCCTGTTCAGCATTCCAACGTTCAGCTGGGGCAACCTGACCGCACTCCTGGTCGCCATCGGCGAATTCGGGCTGCTGTTCGTGCTTCCGCTGTTCATGGTCAACGCCCTCGACTTCTCCACCATGACCACCGGACTCGTCCTAGCCGCGATGGCCGCCGGAGCGTTCATCGCCGGCGCCACCGCCCGCCATCTCGCCGAACCCATCGGCGCCGCCGGTGTAGTCGTCGTCGGACTCGGGCTCGAATGCGTCGGCGTCGTCGCAACCGCACTGTTCGGCACCGCGCACAACTCACCCTGGCTGCTCGCCGGACTCCTGGTCATCTACGGGCTCGGGCTCGGCCTCGCGTCCGCCCAACTCACCAGCACCGTGCTCGCCGACGTTCCCGCGCAGCAGTCCGGTCAAGGCTCCGCGACCCAGAGCACCGTCCGCCAGGTCGGCGCAGCGCTCGGTACCGCGATCCTCGGCACCATCCTCGCGCTCAGTGTCGCCTCGGCCACCACCAGCCAACTCGAGCACGTTTCCGGCACCAACCCGCACACGGTGCAGCAACTATCCACCGCGACCAGTGAATCCGGTGGCGCCAACATCGGCAAACTCCGCCACAGCAACAGCCTTGGCTCGAACACCGCCGCCACCGTCGATGCACTCAGCCATGGGTTCGCCCACGGCACCCGCACCACCCTGCTCGCCGGCGCTGGCTTCCTCCTCCTCGGCCTGATCGGTGCCACCCAGCTCCGCAAACAAGTTCGAACCGACAATCAGAGCAAGGAGAACCCGGCATGA
- a CDS encoding DUF2871 domain-containing protein encodes MKRLFWAAAIYTILGLAGGLYFRELTKAHDFTGHTELAVVHTHLLTLGTIVLLLILALDRALHLSDQRRLFAAFFWIYNIGLVLTATMMTIIGTRTVQGLTNGPALAGPAGIGHILLTIAFILLLVIIGRSVHAQPARSTVGTQNRPASVSDVAGSPATESAA; translated from the coding sequence ATGAAGCGTCTCTTCTGGGCAGCCGCCATCTACACCATCCTCGGCCTCGCCGGCGGCCTGTACTTCCGCGAACTCACCAAGGCCCACGACTTCACCGGCCACACCGAACTCGCCGTCGTCCACACCCACCTACTCACCCTCGGCACCATCGTCCTGCTGCTGATCCTCGCACTCGACCGCGCACTGCACCTCAGTGACCAGCGCCGGCTCTTCGCCGCCTTCTTCTGGATCTACAACATCGGCCTCGTGCTCACCGCGACGATGATGACCATCATCGGCACTCGCACCGTCCAAGGACTCACCAACGGGCCCGCACTGGCCGGGCCAGCCGGCATCGGCCACATCCTGCTCACCATCGCCTTCATCCTGTTACTCGTCATCATCGGACGGAGCGTCCACGCCCAACCCGCGCGGTCGACCGTCGGCACCCAAAATCGCCCGGCCAGCGTCAGCGACGTCGCGGGCAGCCCTGCGACCGAGTCGGCCGCATAA
- a CDS encoding IS256 family transposase, which translates to MSASDQQLVRELTDRARANGLQLTGQGGLLGRLTKMIVEGALEGEMDDHLGYAKHDPVGRDGGNSRNGYRAKTLLTEAGPVDVSVPRDRDGSFEPTIVAKRQRRLSGVEDLVISLSAKGLTTGEISAHLAEVYGAEVSKQTISTITDRVMEGLAAWQSRPLDPVYAVLFIDAIQVKIREGEVCNRPIYLALGVTADGERDVLGLWAGEHGDGEGAKYWLRVLTEIKNRGTNDVCMLVCDGLTGLPDAVSAVWDKTIVQTCIVHLLRNSFKYASKKDWGSVAKDLKPVYTAASEAEALDRFADFSSKWEKRYPAIIRLWTNAWAEFVPFLQFDREIRTVICTTNAIESINARLRRAVNARGHFPTEQAALKCLYLAIMSLDPTGRGRKRWTNRWKAALNAFDITFDGRLSAGRN; encoded by the coding sequence CTGTCGGCCAGCGATCAGCAGCTGGTGCGCGAGCTGACCGATCGGGCCCGGGCCAACGGGTTGCAGCTGACCGGTCAGGGCGGCTTGCTGGGCCGGCTGACGAAGATGATCGTCGAGGGCGCCCTGGAGGGTGAGATGGATGATCACCTGGGGTATGCCAAGCATGATCCGGTCGGCCGGGACGGCGGTAACTCCCGCAACGGCTACCGGGCCAAGACGCTGTTGACCGAAGCCGGGCCGGTTGATGTTTCGGTGCCGCGGGACCGGGACGGCAGTTTCGAGCCGACGATCGTGGCGAAGCGGCAGCGGCGACTGTCTGGGGTGGAGGACCTAGTGATCTCGCTGTCGGCGAAGGGACTCACGACCGGGGAGATTTCGGCGCACCTCGCCGAGGTGTATGGGGCGGAGGTGTCGAAACAGACGATCTCGACGATCACCGACCGGGTGATGGAGGGGCTGGCCGCCTGGCAGTCTCGTCCGTTGGACCCGGTGTATGCGGTGCTGTTCATCGACGCGATCCAGGTCAAGATCCGGGAGGGTGAGGTCTGCAACCGGCCGATCTACCTGGCCCTGGGTGTCACCGCCGACGGTGAGCGTGACGTGCTCGGCCTGTGGGCCGGTGAGCACGGCGACGGGGAAGGTGCCAAGTACTGGCTGCGAGTGCTGACCGAGATCAAGAATCGTGGCACCAACGATGTGTGCATGCTGGTCTGCGACGGGCTGACCGGACTCCCTGACGCGGTGTCGGCGGTGTGGGACAAGACGATCGTGCAGACCTGCATCGTGCATCTGCTGCGGAACTCGTTCAAATACGCCTCGAAGAAGGACTGGGGGTCGGTCGCCAAGGACCTGAAACCGGTGTATACCGCCGCCTCCGAGGCCGAAGCGCTGGACCGGTTCGCCGACTTCAGCTCCAAGTGGGAGAAGCGTTACCCGGCGATCATCCGGCTGTGGACCAACGCTTGGGCAGAGTTCGTCCCATTCCTGCAGTTCGACCGCGAAATCCGCACCGTGATCTGCACGACGAATGCGATCGAGTCGATCAACGCCCGACTCCGGCGAGCGGTCAATGCCCGCGGTCATTTCCCCACCGAGCAGGCAGCGCTGAAGTGCCTGTACCTGGCGATCATGAGTCTCGATCCGACCGGCCGAGGACGCAAACGCTGGACCAACCGATGGAAGGCAGCACTCAACGCCTTCGACATCACCTTCGACGGACGCCTATCCGCCGGACGCAACTAA
- a CDS encoding ArsR/SmtB family transcription factor, producing the protein MSTRTELPTTPVGIAACCSPLTGGALDPDSAQQLARLFKALGDPTRVRLISLIAAAQDAEACICDLTDPVGLSQPTVSHHMKLLAEAGLVTREQRGKWAYYRLAENTFNTLRQALNLDR; encoded by the coding sequence ATGAGCACCCGAACTGAGCTGCCGACCACCCCGGTCGGGATCGCAGCTTGCTGCTCCCCCCTGACCGGCGGCGCCCTCGACCCGGACTCTGCCCAACAGCTGGCTCGACTGTTCAAAGCCCTCGGTGACCCGACCCGTGTCCGGCTGATCTCCCTGATCGCCGCAGCCCAGGATGCTGAAGCCTGCATCTGCGACCTGACCGATCCGGTCGGCCTGAGCCAACCCACCGTCTCCCACCACATGAAACTACTGGCCGAAGCAGGACTCGTCACCCGCGAACAACGCGGCAAATGGGCCTACTACCGGCTGGCCGAGAACACCTTCAACACACTGCGCCAGGCCCTCAACCTCGACCGATGA
- the arsM gene encoding arsenite methyltransferase: protein MTDQTSDTREQVRARYAAAATAVSQGGRGALAVVDADQPCCGSTESASCCGGTGEVDEAFGAALYSAAEQGELPVAAVAASLGCGNPMMVAELHEGERVLDLGSGGGIDVLLSARRVGPTGYVYGVDMTDEMLQLAEANKAKAGATNVEFLKGTIENVPLPDASVDVVISNCVINLSTDKPAVLAEMFRVLVPGGRIGISDVVAEDQLTPADRAERGSYVGCIAGALSRSEYFGGLAAVGFTDTEVSFTHQATPGMHSALIRAVKPVAGA, encoded by the coding sequence ATGACCGATCAGACCAGCGACACCCGCGAGCAGGTCCGGGCCCGCTATGCGGCCGCGGCGACCGCCGTTAGTCAAGGTGGCCGCGGAGCGCTGGCCGTGGTGGATGCCGATCAACCCTGCTGCGGGTCGACCGAGAGCGCCTCCTGCTGCGGCGGCACCGGTGAGGTCGATGAGGCGTTCGGCGCCGCGTTGTATTCGGCGGCCGAGCAGGGTGAGTTGCCCGTCGCCGCGGTGGCAGCGTCGCTGGGCTGCGGCAATCCGATGATGGTCGCCGAACTGCACGAGGGTGAGCGGGTGCTCGACCTGGGATCCGGCGGTGGCATCGACGTGCTGCTCTCGGCGCGGCGGGTCGGGCCAACCGGCTACGTCTACGGCGTCGACATGACCGACGAAATGCTGCAGCTGGCCGAGGCGAACAAGGCCAAGGCCGGCGCGACCAACGTGGAATTCCTCAAGGGCACCATCGAGAACGTTCCGCTGCCTGACGCGTCGGTTGATGTGGTGATCTCCAACTGTGTCATCAATCTGTCCACTGATAAGCCGGCTGTGCTGGCCGAGATGTTCAGGGTGCTCGTTCCGGGAGGCCGGATCGGCATCTCCGACGTCGTCGCCGAGGACCAGCTCACTCCTGCCGACCGCGCTGAACGTGGCTCCTACGTCGGCTGCATCGCCGGTGCCCTGTCCCGGTCGGAATACTTCGGCGGTCTCGCTGCGGTCGGGTTCACCGACACCGAGGTCAGCTTCACTCACCAGGCCACGCCGGGTATGCACTCCGCGCTGATCCGCGCGGTCAAACCCGTCGCGGGAGCCTGA